A portion of the Salmo trutta chromosome 1, fSalTru1.1, whole genome shotgun sequence genome contains these proteins:
- the LOC115208375 gene encoding deoxyribonuclease-1-like isoform X1, giving the protein MRVACLLVLFLLTLVQLGGCLLLGAFNIKTFGDKKSSNSTLMDIITQIVHRYDIVLIQEVRDTDLSATNKLMQHVNKGLSPYRYRHIVSEELGRSTYTERYLYLYREETVSVAKNYTYDDGCEPCGTDTFIREPFIVMFSSNYTAVRNFVLIPQHTSPDSAVKEIDALYDVATDVRARWNTNDIVLLGDFNAGCRYVSGSDWQRIRLFTDDRYHWLIPDHADTTVSNTDCPYDRVVANTEMMRGVVPGSAEVFNYMTQLKLSHSMALAVSDHYPVEVKLIGHAPAA; this is encoded by the exons ATGCGTGTAGCCTGTCTGTTAGTGCTGTTCCTATTGACCCTGGTGCAGCTGGGAGGCTGTCTGCTGCTAGGAGCCTTCAACATCAAGACATTCGGAGACAAGAAGTCCTCCAACTCAACCCTCATGGACATCATCACTCAG ATAGTGCACCGTTATGATATCGTGCTGATCCAGGAAGTAAGAGACACTGACCTATCAGCAACCAACAAACTGATGCAGCACGTCAACAA AGGCTTGTCTCCCTATAGGTACCGTCACATTGTCAGTGAGGAACTGGGACGCAGTACCTACACAGAGAGATACCTCTACCTGTACAG AGAGGAGACGGTCTCTGTGGCTAAGAACTACACGTACGATGACGGCTGTGAGCCCTGCGGTACAGATACCTTCATCAGAGAACCCTTCATTGTCATGTTCTCCTCGAACTACacag cTGTGAGGAACTTTGTTTTGATACCTCAACACACGTCTCCAGACTCGGCAGTGAAGGAGATTGACGCTCTGTACGATGTGGCCACTGACGTCAGAGCTCGCTGGAACACCAAT GACATAGTGCTGCTGGGGGACTTCAACGCAGGCTGTCGCTACGTGAGTGGATCAGACTGGCAGCGGATACGCCTCTTCACAGACGACAGATACCACTGGCTGATACCTGACCACGCTGACACCACCGTCTCTAACACCGACTGTCCCTACGACAG GGTGGTGGCCAACACTGAGATGATGAGAGGAGTGGTCCCTGGGTCGGCTGAGGTGTTCAACTACATGACACAACTGAAGCTCAGCCACAGCATG gCATTGGCTGTCAGCGACCACTATCCTGTTGAGGTGAAGCTGATTGGTCACGCCCCTGCTGCATGA
- the LOC115208375 gene encoding deoxyribonuclease-1-like isoform X2 — protein sequence MRVACLLVLFLLTLVQLGGCLLLGAFNIKTFGDKKSSNSTLMDIITQIVHRYDIVLIQEVRDTDLSATNKLMQHVNKGLSPYRYRHIVSEELGRSTYTERYLYLYREETVSVAKNYTYDDGCEPCGTDTFIREPFIVMFSSNYTAVRNFVLIPQHTSPDSAVKEIDALYDVATDVRARWNTNDIVLLGDFNAGCRYVSGSDWQRIRLFTDDRYHWLIPDHADTTVSNTDCPYDRHWLSATTILLR from the exons ATGCGTGTAGCCTGTCTGTTAGTGCTGTTCCTATTGACCCTGGTGCAGCTGGGAGGCTGTCTGCTGCTAGGAGCCTTCAACATCAAGACATTCGGAGACAAGAAGTCCTCCAACTCAACCCTCATGGACATCATCACTCAG ATAGTGCACCGTTATGATATCGTGCTGATCCAGGAAGTAAGAGACACTGACCTATCAGCAACCAACAAACTGATGCAGCACGTCAACAA AGGCTTGTCTCCCTATAGGTACCGTCACATTGTCAGTGAGGAACTGGGACGCAGTACCTACACAGAGAGATACCTCTACCTGTACAG AGAGGAGACGGTCTCTGTGGCTAAGAACTACACGTACGATGACGGCTGTGAGCCCTGCGGTACAGATACCTTCATCAGAGAACCCTTCATTGTCATGTTCTCCTCGAACTACacag cTGTGAGGAACTTTGTTTTGATACCTCAACACACGTCTCCAGACTCGGCAGTGAAGGAGATTGACGCTCTGTACGATGTGGCCACTGACGTCAGAGCTCGCTGGAACACCAAT GACATAGTGCTGCTGGGGGACTTCAACGCAGGCTGTCGCTACGTGAGTGGATCAGACTGGCAGCGGATACGCCTCTTCACAGACGACAGATACCACTGGCTGATACCTGACCACGCTGACACCACCGTCTCTAACACCGACTGTCCCTACGACAG gCATTGGCTGTCAGCGACCACTATCCTGTTGAGGTGA